The Stenotrophomonas indicatrix DNA segment CCGCCACTGGCGCTGTACGTGCATCTGCCGTGGTGCGTGCGCAAGTGCCCGTACTGCGATTTCAACTCGCACCAGGCCAAGGGCGAACTGCCCTTCGATGCCTACATCGATGCGCTGGTGCGCGACCTCGACCAGGACCTGCCGCTGGTCTGGGGCCGGGTGGTCAGCAGCGTGTTCTTCGGTGGCGGCACGCCCAGCCTGTTCCCGCCGGAAGCCATCGACCGCTTCCTGCAGCAGGCCAGCGCGCGTCTGCGCTTCGCGCCGAATGCCGAGATCACCCTGGAAACCAACCCGGGCACCGCCGAGCACGGCCGCTTCGACCGCTACCGCGCGGCCGGCGTCAACCGCCTCAGCTTCGGCATCCAGAGTTTCGATGATGCGATGCTCAAGCGCCTGGGCCGCATCCACGACAGTGGCGAGGCCGAGCGCGCGGTGAAGATGGCGCAGGACGCGGGCTACGACAATTTCAACATCGACCTGATGTACGCCCTGCCGGAGCAGACCCTGGCCGGTGCCGAGTCCGACCTGGAACGCGCCTTCGCGTTGCAGCCGGCCCACATCTCGCACTACCAGCTGACCCTGGAACCGAACACGGTGTTCTTCGCGCGGCCGCCGCAGGGCATCCCCGATGAAGACAATGCGTGGGACATGCAGGAACACTGCCAGGCGCTGCTGGCGCAGGCCGGTTTCGGCCAGTACGAGGTGAGTGCCTATGCCCGCCCCGGCCGGCAGAGCGCGCACAACCTGAATTACTGGCGTTTCGGTGACTACCTCGGTATCGGCGCCGGCGCACACGGCAAGATCAGTTCCGGCGCCGAGGAGCACGTGCTGCGGCGCTGGAAGCACAAGCACCCGCAGACGTTCATGGATACCGCAGGCACGGCGGCATCGTTCGGTGGCGACGAGGTGATCGCCGCCGAGCGCCTGCCGTTCGAGTACATGCTCAACCTGCTGCGCCTGCACGAAGGTTTCAGCCTGCGCGACTTCGAATCGCGGACCGGCCTGGCCCGCAGCGTGCTGGACGTTCCATTGGCCGAAGCGGTGCAGCGCGGTTGGCTGGCGGTGGCGGACGGGTACGTGCAACCGACCGAGCTCGGCCGGCGCTTCACCAACGATGTGGTCAGCCTGTTCCTGGAAGGTTGATCTGCCTGCGGCGCGGCCATGGAAGGCCGCGCTGAATGAATCTGCGGCTAAAGTAGCGCCGTCACCGGCCGACACGGTAGATTCCAAGTTCGATACGCGGGAATCCGGACCCCCTCGCCGATGTCTGCTGTCTTCTCTCTTTCCAGTGCCGACACTGCCCGCCTGGCCGCGGCCGACCTGCCGCCGCGTGTACGCGA contains these protein-coding regions:
- the hemW gene encoding radical SAM family heme chaperone HemW, with amino-acid sequence MPHAHNHDHCNHLPGESCDHDTPPRLVPPPLALYVHLPWCVRKCPYCDFNSHQAKGELPFDAYIDALVRDLDQDLPLVWGRVVSSVFFGGGTPSLFPPEAIDRFLQQASARLRFAPNAEITLETNPGTAEHGRFDRYRAAGVNRLSFGIQSFDDAMLKRLGRIHDSGEAERAVKMAQDAGYDNFNIDLMYALPEQTLAGAESDLERAFALQPAHISHYQLTLEPNTVFFARPPQGIPDEDNAWDMQEHCQALLAQAGFGQYEVSAYARPGRQSAHNLNYWRFGDYLGIGAGAHGKISSGAEEHVLRRWKHKHPQTFMDTAGTAASFGGDEVIAAERLPFEYMLNLLRLHEGFSLRDFESRTGLARSVLDVPLAEAVQRGWLAVADGYVQPTELGRRFTNDVVSLFLEG